One window from the genome of Salvia miltiorrhiza cultivar Shanhuang (shh) chromosome 7, IMPLAD_Smil_shh, whole genome shotgun sequence encodes:
- the LOC130995950 gene encoding cysteine-rich receptor-like protein kinase 43, with product MTKPKNFFQNLLKPFTSSSNRDQDEEDLGRIAEREQKNFSFEALAAATKNFHPSHKLGEGGFGPVYQGKLSDGREVAVKRLSQRSAQGNKEFLNEAKLLSRVQHKNVVNLLGYSIRGEEKLLVYEYVVNQSLDKYLFKGDKRELLDWKRRHDVIVGVAKGLLYLHEQAHCTIIHRDIKGSNILLDEKWVPKIADFGMARLYPEDQTHVQTRVAGTNGYMAPEYLLHGNLSKKADIFSFGVVVLELISGQKNSTFARDPDSDSLLEWAYKLYKKQRSFEIMDPILVSSADMEQIPTLVQIGLLCVQSDPQSRPDMDRVVVLLSRKPSHLEEPRRPGVPGSRQRRYRTGTMSSATGNSEGSSSGSFGSTNTQSASTTATATTSSSLANTRLHRHGKRPI from the exons atgactAAACCCAAAAACTTCTTCCAAAACCTCCTCAAACCCTTCACATCCAGCTCCAATAGAG atcaAGACGAAGAGGACTTGGGGAGAATTGCAGAGCGAGAGCAGAAAAATTTCTCCTTTGAGGCCCTTGCTGCAGCAACTAAAAATTTTCATCCCTCTCATAAGCTTGGAGAAGGGGGTTTTGGCCCAGTTTATCAG GGAAAGTTGAGTGATGGGAGAGAAGTAGCCGTGAAGAGGTTGTCACAAAGGTCTGCTCAGGGGAATAAGGAGTTTCTGAATGAGGCAAAGCTGTTATCACGTGTGCAGCACAAGAATGTCGTGAATTTGTTGGGATATTCTATTCGCGGAGAAGAAAAGCTGCTTGTTTATGAATATGTTGTGAATCAGAGCCTCGATAAGTATCTTTTCA AGGGTGACAAAAGAGAGTTGCTGGACTGGAAACGACGGCATGATGTGATAGTAGGTGTGGCGAAGGGCCTGCTCTATCTTCACGAACAAGCTCATTGTACCATCATTCACCGGGACATCAAAGGCAGCAATATCCTACTAGATGAGAAATGGGTTCCCAAGATTGCTGACTTTGGCATGGCACGGCTTTACCCAGAAGACCAAACACATGTTCAGACCCGTGTAGCTGGTACCAA TGGTTACATGGCACCAGAGTATCTCTTGCATGGCAATCTCTCCAAAAAAGCCGACATTTTCAGCTTTGGGGTTGTGGTTCTCGAGCTGATCAGCGGACAAAAAAACTCCACTTTTGCTCGAGATCCAGATTCAGATAGCCTGCTCGAATGG GCGTATAAGCTTTACAAAAAGCAAAGGAGCTTCGAGATCATGGATCCAATACTGGTGTCATCAGCAGATATGGAACAGATACCTACACTCGTACAAATTGGGTTGCTCTGTGTCCAGTCTGATCCACAATCGCGGCCAGACATGGACCGTGTGGTGGTGCTGCTGTCAAGAAAACCGAGTCATCTTGAAGAACCAAGGAGACCGGGAGTACCTGGGTCGAGACAAAGGCGATACCGTACCGGAACCATGTCATCAGCCACCGGGAATTCTGAGGGGTCGAGTTCAGGATCGTTCGGGTCCACAAATACGCAAAGCGCCTCAACAACTGCGACTGCGACTACATCATCGAGCCTTGCGAATACCCGGTTACATCGCCATGGAAAGCGTCCTATCTAA
- the LOC130995952 gene encoding LOW QUALITY PROTEIN: lignin-forming anionic peroxidase-like (The sequence of the model RefSeq protein was modified relative to this genomic sequence to represent the inferred CDS: deleted 1 base in 1 codon) produces MIGRFATPLISLMVVLSIISCQAQLSTTFYDARCPNAPTIIRNSIRRAISAERRMAASLIRLHFHDCFVQGCDASILLDETATIQSEKTAAPNNNSVRGYEVIEAAKREVERACPGVVSCADVLTLAARDASVAVGGPSWSVRLGRRDSTTANRGAANTDLPSPFAGLDVLIDAFDKKGLTARDMVALSGAHTLGQSQCFLFRGRIYSNGSDIDAGFASTRRRGCPQSGGDGNLAPLDVVTPNSFDNNYFRNLVERKGLLQSDQVLFSGSTATIVSQYSGNPRTFAADFAAAMIKMSEIQPTLGQDGIIRNTCSAIN; encoded by the exons atgATTGGTAGGTTTGCTACTCCTTTAATCTCTCTAATGGTTGTGCTTAGCATCATCTCTTGCCAAGCGCAGCTATCAACCACTTTCTATGACGCCAGATGCCCCAATGCACCAACCATCATCCGCAACTCCATCCGCCGCGCTATTTCCGCCGAGCGGCGCATGGCGGCGTCCCTCATCCGCCTCCACTTCCACGACTGCTTCGTGCAGGGCTGCGACGCCTCCATCCTGCTAGACGAGACCGCTACTATTCAGAGCGAGAAGACGGCGGCGCCCAACAATAATTCAGTTCGAGGATACGAGGTTATTGAGGCAGCTAAGCGCGAGGTGGAGCGCGCCTGCCCCGGCGTCGTCTCCTGCGCCGACGTACTCACCTTAGCCGCACGCGACGCCTCTGTTGCT GTTGGTGGCCCGTCATGGAGTGTGAGACTAGGAAGAAGGGATTCTACGACTGCTAACCGCGGCGCCGCCAACACCGATCTCCCGAGCCCGTTTGCCGGCCTCGACGTTCTTATTGACGCTTTCGACAAGAAGGGCCTCACCGCACGAGACATGGTTGCGCTGTCTG GAGCTCACACATTAGGTCAATCGCAATGCTTCTTGTTCCGTGGAAGGATATACAGCAACGGTAGTGACATAGATGCTGGCTTCGCGAGCACCAGAAGGCGGGGCTGTCCCCAAAGCGGCGGCGATGGCAACTTGGCGCCGCTGGATGTGGTGACGCCCAACTCGTTCGATAACAACTACTTTAGGAATTTGGTGGAGAGGAAGGGGCTGCTGCAATCGGATCAAGTCCTCTTCAGCGGATCCACGGCCACCATCGTGTCTCAGTACAGCGGAAATCCGAGGACGTTCGCCGCCGACTTTGCGGCTGCGATGATCAAGATGTCGGAGATTCAGCCAACCCTTGGACAGGATGGAATCATTAGAAACACA TGCAGCGCCATCAACTGA